The following nucleotide sequence is from Metamycoplasma phocicerebrale.
GAATTACACAGATTTATCAAAACAAAGAAGCGATGCTCATAAATTTTGAGCAAAAGTATTCTTTATTAGTATTCTAGTAGTATTAGTTATACCCATTATTACATTGTTAATTGTTAAAAAAGTTGTTAAGAAAGGAAAATAAGATATGCCTGTTTATGGAATTGTTTTATTAGTAGTATTACCTTTAGTATTTGCTGCTATTGGAGCTATAGCTGCAATATTTATTACTAAAAAGAAATTTGAAAAACAATTAAGGGAAAATCCCCCTATTAATGAAAAAATGATTAGGG
It contains:
- a CDS encoding YneF family protein translates to MPVYGIVLLVVLPLVFAAIGAIAAIFITKKKFEKQLRENPPINEKMIRVMFQQMGRKASEAQIRQVMRSMKNAK